In one window of Spartinivicinus marinus DNA:
- the tnpC gene encoding IS66 family transposase, which produces MKSPKIETLTVEGFEQLRLAIEQSNLTEAHKILVIGVLELCLWLQEQLTFSKISINNLKKAFGIQSEKRSRSKKPPTESDEPSIESNVSQDNDTNKADNSQPKSSANTTDKPKCPGHGRLPASAYTAAETVELSHPDYTAGDPCPTQCGGRLYQIKKPGVFVRIEGGQLFNAIRYERQRLRCGLCGELYTTPLPAGINITEKYDERAKAMVAVLKYQIGLPLYRLAQWQQQTGAPIPDTTQWGLCVDVHQVATYVFNACIILGAQSPLFFQDDTTVKVQSVMTGKEVNPDKPDKKGTFTTGLVADHQGHPIYLFFSGLKNAGQNLTDVLNKREEDLPIPFQACDALSQNNVDKALETIVCHCIVHGRRKFVELEADYPDQATLVLDTVGQVYANEAHCKKHTLSPEDRLAFHQERSKPLMEEMKQWMEQQLAVEEPKTPLAKSYRYWLKRWDTLTRFLTHVGAPLDTNTVERALKLAIRIRKSSLFHKTLNGAKVGSELMSVIHTALKNGINPIDYLTALQQHQAQVKQDPFAWLPWNYQQTLQALVEETPLAA; this is translated from the coding sequence ATGAAATCACCCAAAATTGAGACACTAACCGTCGAAGGCTTTGAACAATTACGCCTGGCCATTGAGCAGTCAAATTTAACAGAGGCACACAAGATTTTAGTTATCGGTGTATTGGAGCTGTGTTTATGGCTTCAGGAACAACTGACATTCTCCAAAATCAGTATTAACAACCTTAAAAAAGCATTTGGTATCCAGTCAGAGAAACGTTCTCGCAGTAAAAAGCCACCCACTGAATCTGATGAGCCATCTATTGAAAGTAACGTCAGTCAGGATAATGATACCAATAAGGCTGACAACAGCCAGCCTAAGTCAAGTGCCAATACGACAGATAAACCTAAATGCCCTGGTCATGGTCGATTACCTGCCAGTGCTTATACCGCCGCTGAAACCGTTGAACTGAGTCATCCTGACTATACAGCAGGTGATCCTTGTCCTACTCAATGTGGCGGTAGGCTCTATCAAATCAAGAAGCCTGGTGTCTTTGTCCGAATTGAGGGTGGGCAACTATTCAATGCCATTCGCTATGAGCGACAACGGTTACGTTGTGGGTTATGCGGTGAGCTCTATACAACACCGTTGCCTGCTGGTATCAATATCACTGAGAAATATGATGAGCGAGCCAAGGCGATGGTTGCTGTTTTAAAATACCAAATAGGCCTTCCCCTGTATAGACTTGCTCAGTGGCAACAACAGACGGGAGCTCCTATCCCTGATACGACTCAATGGGGGTTGTGTGTTGATGTTCACCAAGTCGCGACTTATGTTTTTAATGCCTGCATCATTTTAGGGGCACAAAGCCCTTTATTCTTTCAGGATGATACGACAGTCAAAGTGCAATCAGTAATGACGGGTAAGGAGGTGAATCCTGATAAGCCAGATAAAAAAGGCACATTTACTACCGGTCTGGTAGCGGATCATCAAGGTCATCCTATCTATTTATTTTTCTCCGGCCTCAAAAATGCGGGGCAAAACCTAACCGATGTATTAAATAAGCGGGAGGAGGATTTACCTATCCCGTTTCAAGCTTGCGATGCCTTATCTCAGAATAATGTTGATAAAGCCTTAGAAACCATTGTCTGTCACTGTATTGTACACGGTCGCAGAAAATTTGTTGAGCTTGAAGCCGATTATCCTGATCAGGCTACACTCGTCTTGGATACGGTTGGGCAAGTTTATGCTAACGAAGCTCACTGCAAAAAGCATACACTATCCCCTGAAGACCGACTGGCTTTCCATCAGGAAAGAAGCAAGCCATTGATGGAAGAAATGAAGCAGTGGATGGAGCAGCAATTGGCGGTAGAAGAGCCTAAAACGCCCTTAGCGAAAAGCTACCGCTACTGGCTTAAACGCTGGGACACATTGACTCGGTTTTTAACCCACGTCGGTGCACCGTTGGATACCAATACAGTTGAGCGTGCTTTGAAGCTGGCTATCCGTATTCGGAAAAGCAGCTTATTCCACAAAACCCTCAATGGTGCCAAAGTGGGTAGTGAATTAATGAGTGTTATCCATACTGCTTTAAAGAATGGTATTAACCCCATTGATTATTTAACGGCATTACAGCAACACCAAGCGCAAGTAAAACAAGACCCATTTGCTTGGTTGCCCTGGAATTACCAACAAACATTACAAGCACTGGTAGAGGAAACTCCACTCGCCGCATAA
- a CDS encoding copper chaperone PCu(A)C: MKMLISSALLLSSLFIATPTLACDDHKLEISDSYVREMPPASKNTAAYMQLKNTTDKPLKLLEVQSDIAKKIELHNIVNVDGVLKMQPQPYIEIAANNSLILKPGSYHVMMMGVKRQLKQGEEVKMTLKFEGGMTRELTAPVQPIMPKSAKAGS, encoded by the coding sequence ATGAAAATGCTTATTTCTTCAGCCTTACTGTTAAGCAGCTTATTTATTGCAACACCTACTCTTGCTTGTGATGATCATAAGCTAGAAATTTCCGACTCGTATGTCAGAGAAATGCCACCCGCCAGCAAAAATACGGCAGCTTATATGCAACTAAAAAACACCACTGACAAACCGTTAAAGCTGCTTGAAGTGCAAAGTGATATCGCTAAAAAAATAGAATTGCATAACATTGTTAATGTTGATGGGGTATTGAAAATGCAACCCCAACCTTATATTGAAATAGCAGCCAATAACAGCCTTATATTAAAGCCAGGCAGCTATCATGTCATGATGATGGGGGTTAAACGCCAGTTAAAGCAAGGAGAAGAAGTTAAAATGACATTAAAGTTTGAAGGGGGGATGACAAGAGAGTTAACCGCCCCTGTACAACCAATTATGCCTAAATCGGCTAAAGCAGGGAGTTAA
- a CDS encoding Na/Pi cotransporter family protein — protein sequence MNVCSTSDIHLYHSLAVVFFREFGQVNAEPYGKMIKKLALPVIIIVLSYSFWLSKDIQLIAAGLAIFLYGMISLEKGFNTFTGGLIEKILNVATDRTWKSFSFGVLTTTLMQSSSLVSVLTISFLSAGLLGLGQGIGIIIGANLGTTTGAWLIAGLGLKVNISTYAMPMLVFGLLFLLQTSSYRKGTGYILLGIGFIFLGIHYIKEGFEAFRGGFELTQYSVGGVKGLIIFTFVGVIATVIMQSSHATLLLIITALSSAQVNYENALAIAIGANIGTTITAILGAMGANVQGKRLALAHVIFNLLTGIVTLLLIKQVMYCTDLFANWLTISSDDYTLRLALFHTLFNLLGVLLLLPFVSVFAKQLVKWLPEKASVVVDLTSKSELPVVRAYYLNPASVRYADSAISALRKESLGLFNSTFEVICYAIQVTSTDIKSNQNLAKIIKRSPIRLQQWTVDHVYKHFLKGIYSDIIRFVGDSRRYMTTEQGNQAIALMLAARHLIDAVKDVKHLSKNLIIYGQSANKAVREEYDMLRFRVAEVLRLINQNFELEASRMFLSQSEMIKLEIEKQDIAYNGVLEELIRNEAIDPLIASSLLNDNSYVYDICRHLVEGAVVAMSQGAEELIILKQEIELDRSELQEILKGSSL from the coding sequence ATGAATGTTTGCAGCACTAGTGATATCCATTTATACCATAGTTTAGCAGTAGTATTCTTCAGAGAGTTTGGTCAAGTCAATGCTGAACCTTATGGTAAAATGATAAAAAAACTAGCCTTACCAGTAATTATTATTGTTCTAAGCTACAGCTTTTGGCTAAGTAAAGATATTCAATTGATTGCTGCAGGCTTAGCTATTTTTTTATATGGAATGATATCGCTTGAAAAAGGGTTTAATACTTTTACTGGCGGCTTAATTGAAAAAATACTGAATGTAGCGACTGATCGAACTTGGAAAAGCTTTAGTTTTGGTGTGCTAACGACCACCTTAATGCAGTCTAGCTCACTAGTATCTGTATTGACCATTTCTTTTTTAAGCGCGGGCTTATTAGGCTTGGGGCAAGGGATCGGCATTATTATAGGAGCCAACCTTGGTACAACGACTGGAGCCTGGTTGATAGCTGGGCTTGGTTTAAAAGTCAATATATCTACCTATGCAATGCCAATGTTGGTCTTTGGTCTGTTATTTTTGCTACAAACAAGCAGTTATCGAAAAGGTACTGGCTATATTTTGTTGGGTATAGGCTTTATTTTTCTAGGTATTCACTATATTAAGGAAGGGTTTGAAGCATTTAGGGGAGGATTTGAATTAACCCAGTATTCAGTTGGAGGGGTAAAGGGGTTAATCATTTTTACATTTGTTGGTGTTATTGCAACAGTAATAATGCAATCGAGTCATGCCACACTGCTACTTATTATTACGGCGCTTTCTTCAGCACAAGTTAATTATGAGAATGCTCTAGCAATCGCTATAGGAGCTAATATAGGGACTACAATAACAGCTATTTTAGGGGCAATGGGAGCTAATGTGCAGGGTAAGCGTCTGGCGTTGGCTCATGTTATTTTTAACTTACTTACTGGTATAGTGACATTGTTATTGATCAAGCAAGTCATGTATTGCACCGATTTGTTTGCTAATTGGTTAACAATCAGTAGTGATGACTATACGTTAAGGTTAGCGTTGTTCCATACTTTATTTAATTTATTAGGTGTATTATTACTATTACCCTTTGTAAGTGTTTTTGCAAAACAATTAGTTAAGTGGCTGCCTGAAAAGGCTTCTGTTGTTGTAGATTTAACTAGTAAATCAGAGCTCCCTGTTGTTAGAGCTTATTATTTGAATCCTGCCTCTGTTCGATATGCTGACAGTGCAATTAGTGCGCTACGAAAGGAGTCTCTAGGTTTGTTTAATAGTACTTTTGAAGTTATTTGTTATGCAATCCAGGTAACAAGCACCGATATTAAATCAAACCAAAACCTGGCCAAAATAATCAAAAGATCTCCAATTCGCTTGCAGCAATGGACTGTGGACCATGTTTATAAGCATTTTTTGAAAGGAATTTATTCAGATATTATTCGTTTTGTGGGTGATAGTCGTCGTTATATGACTACTGAGCAGGGTAATCAAGCGATAGCCTTAATGCTGGCTGCCAGGCACTTAATTGATGCTGTAAAAGATGTAAAACATCTGTCAAAAAATCTGATTATTTATGGGCAGTCAGCAAATAAAGCCGTTCGTGAAGAATATGATATGCTACGGTTTCGAGTAGCTGAAGTATTGCGTTTGATAAACCAAAACTTTGAGCTAGAAGCTAGTCGCATGTTTTTAAGTCAATCAGAAATGATTAAATTAGAAATAGAAAAGCAAGATATAGCATATAATGGTGTTTTAGAAGAGTTAATCCGTAACGAAGCGATTGATCCACTTATAGCGAGTTCGCTGCTGAATGATAATAGCTATGTATATGATATTTGTCGACATCTAGTGGAAGGGGCTGTTGTTGCAATGAGTCAGGGGGCCGAAGAGTTGATAATATTGAAGCAAGAAATTGAATTAGACCGTTCTGAGTTGCAAGAAATTTTAAAAGGATCATCGCTATGA
- a CDS encoding TatD family hydrolase, translating into MLNNKLDTYFDSHCHLDFNEFDHNRSQVLANCERLRVSSIFVPGISESGWQRQLAIIEQQMTNVSLHYGFGLHPYFLNEHDSNALECLETMLATHQPLAVGEIGLDFMLDENGFDKQYRLLQKQLVIAKIAQLPVVLHIRKAYDQVLKLLRQVKLKEGGIVHAFAGSEQQAKHFIELGFKLGFGGAVTYTRASKLRKLVTCLSLENIVLETDAPDMLPSFVKTGCNSPENIPKIAEIIAGLREIDVGSLTKQTTQNTKQAFNIK; encoded by the coding sequence ATGTTGAACAACAAACTTGACACTTATTTTGATAGCCATTGCCATCTTGATTTTAACGAATTTGACCATAATCGGTCTCAGGTGCTGGCGAATTGCGAACGCCTGCGAGTAAGCTCTATATTTGTTCCTGGTATCAGTGAAAGCGGTTGGCAACGTCAATTAGCTATCATTGAGCAGCAAATGACTAACGTATCGCTACATTATGGCTTTGGCTTACATCCGTACTTTCTTAATGAGCACGACTCAAATGCGTTAGAGTGCTTAGAGACTATGCTGGCAACACATCAGCCTCTAGCGGTTGGTGAAATAGGCTTAGACTTTATGCTAGATGAAAATGGTTTTGATAAGCAGTATCGGCTATTACAGAAGCAGTTAGTTATCGCCAAAATAGCACAGTTACCCGTTGTGTTACATATACGAAAAGCCTATGACCAGGTGCTAAAGCTACTCAGGCAGGTAAAGTTGAAAGAAGGTGGTATTGTTCATGCGTTTGCAGGCAGTGAGCAGCAAGCAAAGCATTTTATTGAATTGGGCTTTAAGTTGGGGTTTGGGGGAGCTGTAACCTATACAAGAGCGAGCAAACTGAGAAAGCTAGTTACTTGCTTGTCTCTGGAGAATATTGTACTTGAAACTGATGCACCTGATATGCTGCCTAGCTTTGTAAAAACTGGCTGTAATTCACCTGAGAACATCCCTAAAATTGCTGAAATAATAGCAGGTTTAAGGGAAATAGACGTTGGGTCACTTACCAAACAGACTACTCAAAATACAAAACAAGCATTCAACATTAAGTAA
- the ppk2 gene encoding polyphosphate kinase 2 — protein sequence MGNTSVSQTNVTASKHYLYRNIDSHTPLDQKTRKKIKKRYRKALHHLQIELVTLQEWVRDKGLKIVVIFEGRDAAGKGGVIQRITDCLSHRVCRVAALPAPTEREKTQWYFQRYVAHLPAAGEIVLFDRSWYNRAGVEKVMGFCTEEEYLEFCHSCPEFERMLVRSGITLIKYWFSVSESEQKRRFEARINNPLKRWKLSNMDLESHRRYHKYSEAKDKMLAYTDIKQAPWYVVNADDKKRARLNCIAHLLSQIPYQEIPQEKISLPKPEAEKLYVRRPYDEQTFVPDIY from the coding sequence ATGGGGAACACTTCCGTATCACAAACTAATGTCACTGCCAGTAAACACTATTTGTATCGCAATATTGATAGTCATACTCCACTTGATCAAAAAACACGTAAGAAGATTAAAAAGCGTTATCGTAAAGCACTTCATCACTTACAAATTGAGCTAGTAACCCTACAGGAATGGGTTAGGGATAAAGGCTTAAAGATTGTTGTTATATTTGAAGGACGAGATGCTGCAGGAAAAGGCGGTGTCATTCAGCGCATCACTGACTGCTTAAGTCACCGGGTTTGCCGTGTTGCCGCTTTACCAGCTCCCACTGAAAGGGAAAAAACCCAGTGGTATTTTCAACGCTATGTCGCCCACCTCCCTGCAGCCGGAGAAATTGTGTTGTTCGACCGTAGTTGGTATAACCGAGCAGGTGTAGAAAAAGTGATGGGTTTTTGTACCGAGGAAGAATATCTAGAGTTTTGCCATTCTTGCCCCGAATTTGAACGTATGCTGGTTCGCTCTGGCATTACGCTAATTAAGTACTGGTTTTCAGTGAGTGAGTCAGAGCAAAAACGGCGCTTTGAAGCACGCATCAATAATCCACTTAAGCGCTGGAAGCTGAGCAATATGGATTTAGAGTCTCACCGGCGTTATCACAAATACTCTGAAGCCAAAGATAAAATGCTGGCGTATACCGATATCAAGCAAGCGCCTTGGTATGTAGTAAATGCAGACGATAAAAAACGTGCCAGGCTCAATTGCATTGCTCACCTACTTAGCCAGATCCCTTATCAAGAAATACCTCAAGAAAAAATATCCCTTCCCAAGCCTGAAGCTGAAAAATTATATGTACGCCGTCCTTATGATGAGCAGACTTTTGTCCCCGACATTTACTGA
- a CDS encoding SMI1/KNR4 family protein has product MSNISIISTHYETIKKWMKVNFPERLAGLNGPASSETIAKLKAYFPDIPEDFLASLAVHNGESEDKGGGEDEDRYLLPGISIMLSVDEIISYYELKKEWHADAQDDEDGFYDEEDEYDLLFSALYYHPDWIPIAKDIYTVKGFTYIDMAPGPKGTKGQIIDVCESDTVVLAPSWSDFLKSYGEDLESGEYYINEESGIIFEKDEYDDEGELENEDELNLSEKEIKSVAISESIIFRGLGRITEKINSFIRELPEAEKLVSLVQGYNIPDDGPLTKKEKKEETKFRQKKEIVDIDSQLIQNGFDEVGIMRLNNGCIDMQFIVTVFYNVELQLYAQWWHTSDTALYGLSFINFNNPEGCISIEWNNTGSSFEDVRGINNRCEVLSKCNLQKMIEKANIFEKQKTVKPQQYIEYYGKANLQRAKAYIEQPVENLLAFSGLDISHKGRVLMFINSIKQPHAQVIDSFIKQLEILKLGLVKFE; this is encoded by the coding sequence ATGTCTAATATCAGTATTATCTCTACTCACTATGAAACCATCAAAAAGTGGATGAAAGTCAATTTTCCAGAACGTTTGGCTGGACTAAATGGCCCGGCATCATCGGAAACTATTGCCAAATTAAAGGCGTATTTTCCTGATATACCAGAGGATTTTCTAGCCAGCTTAGCTGTACATAATGGGGAGTCAGAAGATAAAGGGGGCGGTGAAGATGAAGATCGTTATTTACTACCTGGAATTTCTATAATGTTGTCTGTAGATGAAATCATCTCTTATTACGAGCTTAAAAAAGAATGGCACGCAGATGCCCAAGATGATGAAGATGGCTTTTATGATGAAGAGGATGAGTACGACCTTTTATTTTCTGCACTGTATTACCATCCAGATTGGATTCCTATAGCTAAAGATATTTATACAGTCAAGGGATTTACTTATATAGATATGGCCCCTGGTCCAAAAGGTACTAAAGGACAAATAATCGACGTTTGTGAGAGTGATACAGTAGTACTTGCTCCCTCTTGGAGTGACTTTTTAAAAAGCTATGGTGAAGACTTAGAGTCTGGAGAGTATTACATAAATGAAGAGTCTGGAATTATTTTTGAAAAAGATGAGTATGATGATGAAGGTGAGTTAGAAAATGAGGATGAGCTAAATTTAAGTGAAAAAGAGATAAAATCTGTTGCCATTTCTGAATCAATTATTTTTCGAGGATTAGGCCGAATAACAGAGAAAATTAATAGTTTTATACGAGAATTACCTGAAGCTGAAAAGCTAGTAAGTCTTGTTCAAGGTTATAATATTCCAGATGATGGGCCGTTAACTAAAAAAGAAAAAAAAGAAGAAACTAAATTTAGACAGAAAAAAGAAATAGTAGATATTGACTCTCAGCTCATCCAAAATGGATTTGATGAGGTTGGTATTATGCGGCTTAATAACGGCTGTATTGATATGCAGTTTATAGTAACTGTTTTTTATAACGTTGAGCTTCAGTTATATGCTCAATGGTGGCATACGTCAGATACAGCTTTGTATGGTCTTAGTTTTATAAATTTTAATAATCCTGAAGGCTGTATATCAATAGAATGGAATAATACAGGTAGTTCATTTGAAGATGTTCGCGGGATAAACAATCGGTGCGAGGTTTTAAGTAAGTGTAACTTACAAAAGATGATTGAAAAAGCAAATATTTTTGAGAAGCAAAAAACTGTAAAACCACAGCAATATATTGAGTATTATGGTAAAGCTAACTTGCAGCGTGCAAAAGCTTATATTGAACAGCCAGTTGAAAATTTATTGGCGTTTAGCGGATTAGATATATCTCATAAGGGTAGGGTCTTAATGTTTATTAACTCAATTAAACAGCCTCACGCTCAAGTAATCGACTCTTTTATTAAACAATTAGAGATACTTAAACTTGGGTTAGTAAAGTTTGAATAA
- a CDS encoding peptide chain release factor 3, whose product MSDTQLPLEIKRRRTFAIISHPDAGKTTITEKLLLFGNAIQMAGTVKGKKGSRAATSDWMSMEQQRGISITTSVMQFPYNERMVNLLDTPGHEDFSEDTYRTLTAVDSCLMVIDGAKGVEDRTIKLMEVCRLRDTPIFTFINKMDREVRDHIEVLDEIEDILKIQCAPITWPVGMGKNFKGIYNLYTDTIHLYTQGQGHTIPDDIQVKGLDSAEAREKLGEDLVDELLEEIELVRGASHEFDVEAFLAGKMTPVFFGTALGNFGVREMLDYFVDWAPAPQNRDTQDRTVPADESKFSGFVFKIQANMDPKHRDRIAFMRVCSGKYTKGMKMRHVRIGKDIKIADAVTFLAGDRSQVEEAVSGDIIGLHNHGTIQIGDTFTMGEEMRFTGIPHFAPELFKRVRLKDPLKLKQLQKGLQQLSEEGATQLFMPVNNNDLILGAVGVLQFDVVMHRLKEEYKVECIYEPITVQTARWVDCTDAKKLEEFKRKCADNLAIDGGGYLTYLAPTRVNLSLAQERYPEVEFRATREH is encoded by the coding sequence ATGTCAGATACTCAATTACCCCTTGAAATAAAGCGTAGAAGAACTTTTGCTATCATATCCCACCCTGATGCAGGTAAAACCACCATTACTGAGAAGTTGTTGTTGTTTGGAAATGCTATCCAGATGGCGGGTACGGTGAAAGGCAAGAAGGGCTCTAGAGCAGCGACTTCGGACTGGATGAGCATGGAGCAGCAGCGGGGGATTTCGATTACGACCTCGGTGATGCAATTCCCTTACAACGAACGGATGGTCAATCTGCTGGATACCCCGGGACACGAAGACTTCTCTGAGGATACTTACCGTACTCTGACGGCAGTTGACAGTTGTTTGATGGTGATTGATGGTGCCAAAGGGGTTGAGGATCGGACGATTAAATTGATGGAAGTATGTCGGCTAAGAGATACTCCAATTTTTACCTTTATCAACAAAATGGATCGCGAGGTAAGGGATCACATTGAGGTGCTGGATGAAATTGAAGACATTCTAAAAATCCAATGTGCGCCTATTACCTGGCCAGTGGGAATGGGTAAAAACTTTAAGGGTATTTATAACCTGTATACTGATACCATTCATTTATACACCCAAGGGCAGGGTCATACTATTCCTGATGATATTCAGGTGAAAGGGTTAGATTCTGCTGAAGCTCGTGAAAAGCTGGGGGAAGACTTAGTTGATGAGCTATTGGAAGAAATTGAGCTAGTGCGTGGTGCCAGTCATGAATTTGATGTAGAAGCTTTTTTAGCAGGCAAGATGACGCCAGTATTTTTCGGTACTGCTCTGGGTAACTTTGGCGTGCGGGAAATGTTGGATTATTTTGTGGATTGGGCACCAGCCCCGCAAAACAGAGATACCCAAGACCGTACCGTACCTGCAGATGAAAGTAAGTTCTCTGGGTTTGTATTTAAAATTCAAGCGAATATGGATCCTAAACACAGGGATAGAATTGCTTTTATGCGGGTGTGTTCTGGTAAATACACTAAAGGGATGAAAATGCGTCATGTGCGGATTGGTAAAGATATAAAAATTGCTGATGCAGTGACGTTTTTAGCAGGTGATCGCTCTCAAGTAGAAGAAGCTGTTTCGGGTGATATCATTGGTTTACATAATCATGGCACCATCCAAATAGGTGATACTTTTACTATGGGTGAAGAAATGCGCTTTACAGGCATTCCTCACTTTGCGCCAGAATTATTCAAGCGAGTGCGCTTAAAAGATCCGCTAAAACTAAAACAGCTACAAAAAGGCTTACAACAGTTGTCGGAAGAAGGGGCTACCCAGTTGTTTATGCCGGTAAATAACAACGACTTAATTTTGGGAGCAGTGGGTGTGCTTCAGTTTGATGTGGTTATGCACCGATTAAAGGAAGAATATAAAGTAGAATGTATTTATGAGCCTATTACCGTGCAGACTGCCCGTTGGGTCGACTGTACTGATGCTAAAAAACTAGAAGAGTTTAAGCGAAAGTGTGCGGATAATTTAGCCATAGATGGTGGTGGTTATTTAACTTATTTAGCACCAACACGGGTTAATTTATCATTGGCACAAGAACGTTATCCTGAAGTAGAGTTTAGAGCTACACGAGAACACTAA
- a CDS encoding DUF3144 domain-containing protein: protein MSNYTKDHEFFKRADEIISLANTQCDSTANESVSLSLLFAAARFNAFIVASSVRNIEELKAEKPEAVKYFKEQYEKMLVENIDEYIKNYSNNIEKQRSQY from the coding sequence ATGAGCAACTACACTAAAGATCATGAATTCTTCAAGCGAGCAGACGAAATAATTAGTCTTGCTAACACTCAATGTGACAGTACAGCAAATGAAAGTGTAAGCTTATCTCTACTTTTCGCTGCAGCTAGATTTAATGCTTTTATTGTAGCCTCGTCAGTCAGGAACATTGAAGAATTAAAAGCGGAAAAACCAGAAGCAGTAAAATATTTTAAAGAGCAATATGAAAAAATGCTTGTTGAAAACATTGATGAATATATTAAAAACTACAGTAACAACATTGAAAAACAAAGAAGTCAATATTAG
- the tnpB gene encoding IS66 family insertion sequence element accessory protein TnpB (TnpB, as the term is used for proteins encoded by IS66 family insertion elements, is considered an accessory protein, since TnpC, encoded by a neighboring gene, is a DDE family transposase.), whose translation MLQLTPQHRLLLAVKPVDFRKGINSLIALCKLQLSEEADSGTIFVFTNRRKEAVKLLVYDGQGFWLCMKRFSQGKLKWWPKAGDTTYKISAKELQILLYQGDPRRAAIMEDWKSVAA comes from the coding sequence ATGCTGCAACTAACGCCTCAGCATCGGCTGCTATTGGCAGTAAAACCGGTAGACTTCCGAAAAGGAATCAACAGTCTTATAGCTCTTTGTAAATTGCAATTGAGTGAAGAAGCCGATTCGGGGACCATTTTTGTCTTTACCAATCGACGTAAAGAAGCGGTTAAATTATTAGTCTACGATGGTCAAGGGTTTTGGCTTTGCATGAAACGCTTCTCCCAGGGCAAATTAAAATGGTGGCCAAAGGCTGGTGACACTACTTATAAAATCAGTGCTAAAGAGCTACAAATCCTCTTATATCAAGGCGACCCGAGACGCGCTGCCATTATGGAAGATTGGAAATCAGTTGCCGCTTAA
- a CDS encoding SCO family protein, with amino-acid sequence MKYKSYAILFSSLVLIMLSGCSPTEPATTSNNSLAPGKPAPNFTLQSNQGPISLADFKGKGVVLFFGYTNCPDVCPTGLSSLTQALKQLPKTTQQRLQPIFITLDPTVDTPARLAEYLRYFHSNLIGLSSNQQTLEQITQAYHVVYKRQPQPNSEFDFIQHTAYFYFISPTGKLSQYLPHQSSIENLKQALTMLVKTKQKELI; translated from the coding sequence ATGAAGTATAAGTCTTATGCCATACTGTTCAGCAGCCTGGTTTTAATCATGTTATCTGGTTGCAGCCCAACTGAACCTGCTACAACATCAAATAACTCGTTAGCACCTGGTAAACCAGCGCCTAATTTTACCCTACAATCTAACCAGGGGCCTATTAGCCTGGCGGATTTTAAAGGAAAAGGTGTAGTATTATTTTTTGGTTACACCAACTGCCCAGATGTTTGCCCTACTGGTTTAAGCTCGTTAACTCAGGCACTTAAACAGTTACCCAAAACCACTCAACAACGGTTACAGCCTATTTTTATAACTCTAGATCCAACAGTTGATACCCCTGCCCGACTAGCAGAGTATCTACGCTATTTTCATTCCAACTTAATTGGCTTAAGTAGCAATCAGCAAACACTTGAACAGATTACACAAGCGTACCATGTAGTTTACAAGCGCCAACCACAACCTAATAGTGAGTTTGATTTTATTCAACACACAGCTTATTTCTATTTTATTTCACCAACTGGAAAATTAAGTCAATACTTACCTCATCAGTCGTCGATAGAAAACTTAAAACAAGCACTAACCATGCTTGTGAAAACCAAGCAAAAGGAACTTATATGA